The following are from one region of the Halobacteriovorax vibrionivorans genome:
- a CDS encoding glutamate-5-semialdehyde dehydrogenase, with protein MKELAKTVRKASKQLLKLNKETKDLIFDDLIKGLDSNRKLILEKNQLDLDEAFKNDLNKAMVDRLKLSDERIDDIIKGVKTIKDQPEIVGSFYDEFTNDLGLRVKKQRVPIGVILMIFESRPNVVVDCAALALKSSNAIILKGGKEAKHSNEILGQIIQDSISKYVDKNVVSVLASDSREQLNGLLSLKEEIDVVVPRGGHGLINHIFENAKMPVIAHYQGLCHMYIDSDADIEKAVNLVENAKTQRTGVCNAIETLLIHKDILPKVNDQIAKRLLAKGTELRVDEKFSQATKGDFVAAKDEDWSTEYLDNILSIKTVDSLDEAISHIDEFGSNHSECIVSNNQENCETFLRSVDASCVMVNASTRFNDGGQLGLGAELGISTTKLHAYGPMGVEQMTTSRYVVVGDGQIRS; from the coding sequence ATGAAAGAATTAGCTAAAACAGTTAGAAAAGCTTCAAAGCAACTATTAAAGCTTAATAAAGAAACAAAAGATTTAATCTTTGATGACCTAATTAAAGGACTAGACTCAAATCGTAAACTTATTCTTGAAAAGAATCAGCTCGATCTTGATGAAGCTTTTAAGAACGATTTAAATAAAGCAATGGTTGATCGTCTTAAGTTATCTGATGAGAGAATTGATGACATTATCAAAGGTGTAAAGACAATCAAGGATCAACCTGAAATTGTCGGTAGCTTCTATGATGAATTTACAAATGACTTAGGACTTAGAGTAAAGAAACAAAGAGTACCAATTGGTGTAATTCTTATGATTTTTGAAAGTAGACCAAACGTCGTTGTCGATTGTGCTGCTCTTGCTCTTAAGTCTTCAAATGCCATTATTTTAAAAGGTGGTAAAGAAGCGAAACATTCAAATGAGATTCTTGGTCAAATTATTCAGGATTCAATTTCAAAGTATGTTGATAAGAATGTAGTCTCAGTATTAGCATCAGATAGTCGTGAACAATTAAACGGTCTTCTTTCTCTTAAAGAAGAAATTGATGTAGTTGTACCACGTGGTGGTCATGGACTGATTAATCATATTTTTGAAAATGCTAAGATGCCTGTTATTGCTCACTATCAAGGGCTATGTCATATGTACATTGATAGCGATGCTGATATTGAAAAGGCCGTAAATCTTGTTGAGAATGCAAAGACACAAAGAACTGGAGTTTGTAATGCGATTGAAACATTACTAATCCATAAAGATATTTTACCAAAAGTTAATGATCAAATTGCTAAGCGTTTACTTGCAAAAGGAACTGAGCTTAGAGTTGACGAAAAGTTTTCTCAAGCAACAAAGGGAGATTTTGTTGCAGCTAAAGATGAAGATTGGTCGACAGAATATTTAGATAATATTCTTTCAATCAAAACAGTTGATAGTTTAGATGAAGCGATTTCACATATTGATGAGTTTGGTAGTAACCACTCTGAGTGTATTGTTTCAAATAACCAAGAAAATTGTGAAACGTTCTTACGTAGTGTTGATGCAAGTTGTGTGATGGTAAATGCTTCTACTAGATTTAATGACGGTGGACAGCTTGGACTAGGTGCTGAACTTGGTATTTCAACGACTAAACTACACGCTTACGGGCCAATGGGTGTTGAGCAGATGACAACATCTCGTTATGTAGTCGTAGGTGATGGTCAGATTAGAAGCTAG
- the proB gene encoding glutamate 5-kinase, translating to MRLRKELQGVKRIVVKVGSNVITKKNGNLDTRRLRKLVEDISELIDSGIEVVLVSSGAVSVGKSFLKKHLPRKGQIDLQHSASAIGQPKLINTYSRLFEENEKLCSQILLTHDDFRNRKRNLHAKQNINVLLKNNITPILNENDSISFTEIALGDNDHLAAQTAQMINADALLMITSTNGLYDKDPGYPDAKRIAEVPFGSDVLDSVNFQGKTAVGKGGMESKVHAVTKITPLGIKAIISSLDADRIILDPLTKDLGTYFAPKNAYDPEERKAWLLSMKKPNCYIEVDRGAYKALKKSKSLLPKGIIDVYGEFYKGDCVDIICDGEVFASGVCEYGNTEVEQIKGRHSDEIEDLIGFRTSIEVIHTINLILEHDIIKENKNERIS from the coding sequence ATGAGACTCCGTAAAGAGCTGCAGGGTGTCAAGCGCATCGTTGTGAAGGTCGGAAGTAACGTAATAACAAAGAAAAACGGTAACTTAGATACGAGAAGATTGAGAAAATTAGTTGAGGATATTTCTGAATTAATTGACTCAGGTATTGAGGTCGTTCTGGTAAGTTCAGGTGCCGTTAGTGTTGGAAAGTCATTTTTGAAGAAACATCTACCACGAAAGGGGCAGATTGATCTTCAACATTCAGCAAGTGCCATTGGCCAGCCAAAATTAATTAATACTTACTCAAGATTATTTGAAGAGAACGAAAAGCTTTGTTCACAGATTTTATTGACTCACGATGACTTTAGAAATCGTAAGAGAAATCTACATGCTAAGCAGAATATTAATGTTCTTCTTAAAAACAATATTACACCAATCTTGAATGAGAATGATTCAATCTCTTTTACTGAGATTGCTCTGGGTGACAATGATCATCTCGCTGCTCAGACCGCGCAAATGATTAACGCTGATGCATTATTAATGATTACATCAACTAATGGTCTTTATGACAAAGACCCAGGTTATCCTGATGCTAAGAGAATTGCAGAAGTTCCATTTGGAAGTGACGTTCTCGATTCGGTTAACTTTCAAGGTAAAACAGCTGTCGGTAAAGGTGGGATGGAGTCAAAAGTCCATGCTGTAACAAAGATTACACCACTTGGGATTAAGGCAATTATCAGCTCTCTTGATGCTGATCGCATTATTCTTGATCCACTGACTAAGGATCTTGGGACATATTTTGCTCCTAAGAATGCTTATGATCCTGAAGAGAGAAAGGCGTGGCTATTATCGATGAAGAAGCCAAATTGCTACATCGAAGTTGATCGCGGTGCTTATAAGGCCCTTAAGAAGAGTAAGTCACTTCTTCCTAAAGGTATTATTGATGTTTACGGAGAATTCTATAAGGGAGACTGCGTGGATATTATCTGTGATGGAGAAGTATTCGCTTCAGGTGTTTGTGAATATGGAAATACTGAAGTTGAACAGATTAAAGGACGCCATAGTGATGAGATTGAAGACTTAATTGGATTTAGAACATCTATTGAAGTCATTCATACGATTAATTTAATTTTAGAACACGATATAATAAAGGAAAATAAAAATGAAAGAATTAGCTAA
- a CDS encoding PqqD family protein — MFIKRGSIQRQSNDTTPILINPQGKRYEVSFLAAFIWDHLDGRSPLQEVVTEVQKAARIEKPGLYKVAENIVSDLKKVDLITETSSEMSQR; from the coding sequence ATGTTTATAAAAAGAGGAAGTATACAGCGACAGAGCAACGATACAACACCTATTCTGATTAATCCACAAGGTAAGCGCTATGAAGTGAGTTTTTTAGCTGCTTTCATTTGGGATCACCTCGATGGAAGAAGTCCGCTTCAAGAAGTTGTGACAGAAGTACAAAAAGCGGCCCGTATTGAAAAGCCAGGGCTATACAAAGTCGCTGAAAATATTGTTTCAGACCTTAAAAAGGTCGATTTAATAACAGAGACATCTAGTGAAATGAGTCAGCGTTAG